CAGCATCGCCAGCCGTCGAAACCATGAACCCTGAGGCGCCTCCGTCGAAGTACACCCGACTACTGAGTGTAGCTACACCACCATCGGCAAAAACTTCTACCGTGGAGCCATCCACAATAATGGTTAAGGCGTCGGTGTCGCCTTCAATAAGTGGGGCTGAGGCCTGTGGATCACCCTTATGATGAGGATTCATTGAGCGGTCTAGCACCACGGAGTCCCCATGATGACTAATTCGGGCAGCTGGACGACCTTCACCGTCGAGGATATCTATCTGTAACTGTCCTCCGACGGGAATATCCGCAAGGCCTGTCCATGCTGCTGCAGAATCTGATTCTGCAATAGCGTCAATAAGACCTGCGGTGGGGGTTTGGTACAACACACCGCCTTGGAGTGTGACAACGCGCGGCAAACTTAAGCAATTTGCCCAGCCTTCTTCCTGCCAAGATAGGTGCTCTTCTGGTTTGTCCTGTCTTCCTGAACCATTCATCAAGCCAATGAGCACTGCCTGGTTGTAGCGCTCAGGATCAGCAAGAGTGCCAGGGGTGATGTTGGTATTACGCGGCCGGGTGAAATCATGGCCATAATCTAAGCGAGTAAACGGTGAAGTCACCCGGAACGTGGCGCCGTGAAGTTCACCCACGAGGTAGCCGGCAATTTCCTGGTCTTTCTGCTCAATGGTTACCAGTAAAATATCTCTGATTTCTTCATCAACTTCATCATGGAGGCGAATAATCCGGGGACTAACTACCGGTGTATCAGCGGGTAAACCGGTGGGGTTTTCAAAGGTTAGAGGTCCGAGGAGATGCCAATCCTGACCATCCGGCGAGGTCAATACCACCATGGTGGGGGTTTCGACTGGGCCAGTCAGAGCAAGCATCAGCCAGCCTTCATGACCTCCGGAGCGGTCTTCCTCGGTAAGCCACCCCGGGACGACACAGGGCGACCGGAAATCATGGAATTCTTCGGAGGCAGGCACGATTCGCCCAATCCTTTTGACCCCAGGATCGATAGTCGAACCTTCTTCGTCTACCTCAGTCATGCTCTCAAGGAGATTATTGAGTCTCGCTAGCTGAATTGTTGTTCCAGCATCTGTGACGGAGGTGAAATAAAGGTGGGCACCTGCACCGTGGGAGGTTACTGATCCGGCGCGAACTTTGAGTTCGCCGGCGCGAGGGGCAATGACATCATTGCAAATCTCCCAGTGAAAGGGGGTATGTTCCGCAATAACGTGAGCCCAGCGGGCAGGCTGATCCAATTTGGTCTGGAATTGATGGAATAGATGCCAATCCGACCCGTCGAGCAAGATTCCGGCTGGAGCGTTTAAAACCCCGATTTCGGCGGTGAGGTGAAGCTCAGGTCGATGGGTGGAAGTGGTCATAAACCGTGTCCTTTACTTGAAGATTCTTAACGGATTTCGCCCTAAATGACAGCCAGGATAGCGCTAACCCCCGGGTAGTGCAGTAGCTACACCCCGGAGGTGGTTGCCGACCTTAGATCAAAGAGCGGTAGACATCGACGGTTTCTTGGGCGATGCGTTCCCAGGAGAATTTCTCTTTAGCGCGGGTCAATCCTGCCGCCCCGAAGCCTCGGGCGCGTTGCTGATCTGTCGCGATCTGATTCACCGCAGAGGCAAGATCATGCTGAAAACTAGCTTCATCATGTTCATCCCAGTGCACTAATATGCCGGTTTCTCCATCAACCACAACCTCCGGGATGCCGCCCACATCAGAAGCAACTACCGCGGTAGAACACGCCATGGCCTCAAGATTCACAATGCCTAAGGGCTCATAAATGGAGGGGCACACAAACACATCGGCAGCACTTAGGATCTCTTGAAGTTTAGGCTTGGGCAACATTTCCTGAACCCAGTAAACCCCTTCACGCTCGGCTTGAAGTTCCTTGACTAAAGTACTGATTCGATCAGCAATAGCCGGGGTATCAGGAGCGCCGGCACACAGGACCAGCTGCACCCCATCATCAAATTCATGGGCGGCTTTCACTAAATGCTCTACCCCCTTTTGGTGGGTGATCCGTCCAACAAAGGCAACAATGGGCCGGTCTGGATCGACTCCAAGTTCGCAGAGCACTGAATTCTCAGCCTCCTCAAACGTGGGGCGAGGCTGCCAAAGCTCAGTATCTATGCCATTAAGAACGACGTGAATCCGGTTTTCGTCGATCCTGGGATACGCATCCAGAATGGCTTCTTTCATTTTTGCCGACACCGCGATGACTCCGTCGGCATACTCCATGGCATTTTTTTCCGACCACGAGGAAATGTCATACCCCCCGCCTAATTGCTCCCGCTTCCAGGGGCGGTGCGGTTCTAGTGAATGCGCTGTCGCTACATGGGGAATACCATGCAACCGGGCAGCTAGATGTCCACCTAACCCGGCGTACCAGGTGTGAGAGTGAACAACATCGACGTTGTTAGCGGCCTCAGCCATGCGAAGACCAGTAGAAAGAGTCTTGATTGCCGGATTGGCTTTTTCTAGGGCTGGGTCAACCCCATGAACAAAAACTCCTTCCTCATCTCTCGGAGCGCCCATGCAATGAACGTCAACCTCGACGATAT
This genomic interval from Corynebacterium poyangense contains the following:
- the glgA gene encoding glycogen synthase, with product MQPRGHLIRLVIMRVGMMTREYPPEVYGGAGVHVTELTRFMRNIVEVDVHCMGAPRDEEGVFVHGVDPALEKANPAIKTLSTGLRMAEAANNVDVVHSHTWYAGLGGHLAARLHGIPHVATAHSLEPHRPWKREQLGGGYDISSWSEKNAMEYADGVIAVSAKMKEAILDAYPRIDENRIHVVLNGIDTELWQPRPTFEEAENSVLCELGVDPDRPIVAFVGRITHQKGVEHLVKAAHEFDDGVQLVLCAGAPDTPAIADRISTLVKELQAEREGVYWVQEMLPKPKLQEILSAADVFVCPSIYEPLGIVNLEAMACSTAVVASDVGGIPEVVVDGETGILVHWDEHDEASFQHDLASAVNQIATDQQRARGFGAAGLTRAKEKFSWERIAQETVDVYRSLI
- a CDS encoding GH32 C-terminal domain-containing protein — encoded protein: MTTSTHRPELHLTAEIGVLNAPAGILLDGSDWHLFHQFQTKLDQPARWAHVIAEHTPFHWEICNDVIAPRAGELKVRAGSVTSHGAGAHLYFTSVTDAGTTIQLARLNNLLESMTEVDEEGSTIDPGVKRIGRIVPASEEFHDFRSPCVVPGWLTEEDRSGGHEGWLMLALTGPVETPTMVVLTSPDGQDWHLLGPLTFENPTGLPADTPVVSPRIIRLHDEVDEEIRDILLVTIEQKDQEIAGYLVGELHGATFRVTSPFTRLDYGHDFTRPRNTNITPGTLADPERYNQAVLIGLMNGSGRQDKPEEHLSWQEEGWANCLSLPRVVTLQGGVLYQTPTAGLIDAIAESDSAAAWTGLADIPVGGQLQIDILDGEGRPAARISHHGDSVVLDRSMNPHHKGDPQASAPLIEGDTDALTIIVDGSTVEVFADGGVATLSSRVYFDGGASGFMVSTAGDAELRRSYERRSRNHYSEAFAHLDDTDFAIEDLWAEDEDVWGEDDSIDEGLVR